In one Plasmodium falciparum 3D7 genome assembly, chromosome: 14 genomic region, the following are encoded:
- a CDS encoding DnaJ protein, putative, whose translation MDIFSLASNLQQIAIGGVNYVNNKLLKKSLNYETNYITYIVIGENEKTPYDINMFFLPFELSTKLRFKDFKKYFPFKGNIIFRFKIALCDMINVINEGIINNSPLLLREKNIHHNIPHNNNIISDENEIKNILKQDNFNYVWIDITNDEAFIPTFNGSVIVKVLFVNHENYKEYNNIYFKNYNYSHKTYHINESHLCSYIPLKYENKIKKNSSTDDNIYNDDILIHNKRNHCETIKRSYDHDNLVNFSYTNSSDEFQRVNSDEHCKKGSDKNLNLQQNDLHKSNNYYQNGVYTYNKYASNEHINISNNVNNNNNNNNNNKLYDEQNTKQEDNSKEYNYQYNYNNSNIYNYHDSHQVLERRSNSDNLNTLHEENKIINNSQSNYIPSIHISSLNCNEIDPHNKYISTKGAIHNSRSNLLTNQTKNIQNDFNNKTQMFKENENITNKINNRLQELKEYRDHEQAKFKEKVVINNQIKKQINKWCKNSDNTYKDIKVLLTTLNEVLWKNAQWKNVYMADLISNPNVVKSAYKNAILLCHPDKNRNTTTEQELRAEMIFQALNNSYKDKRNL comes from the exons ATGGATATATTTTCTCTAGCTTCTAATTTACAACAGATTGCTATAGGAGGAGTTAATTACGTAAATAATAAACTACTTAAGAAATCTTTAAACTATgaaacaaattatattacttatattgttataggagaaaatgaaaagacaccttatgatattaatatgttttttttgcCATTCGAATTAAGTACAAAATTAAGATTTAaagattttaaaaaatattttccttttaaaggaaatattatatttcgaTTTAAAATTGCTTTATGTGATATGATTAATGTAATAAATGAAgggataataaataatagtccattattattaagggAGAAAAATATTCACCATAATATCcctcataataataatattatatcagatgaaaatgaaataaaaaatatattaaaacagGATAATTTTAACTACGTTTGGATAGATATAACTAATGATGAAGCTTTTATTCCAACTTTTAACGGATCTGTAATAGTAAAGGTTTTATTTGTTAAtcatgaaaattataaagaatataataatatatattttaaaaattataattattcacATAAGACATACCACATAAATGAATCACatttatgttcatatattcCTCTCAAATAtgagaacaaaataaaaaagaatagtAGTACcgatgataatatttataatgatgatatattaatacataataaacGAAATCATTGTGAAACGATTAAAAGGTCATACGATCATGATAATTTAGTTAATTTTAGTTATACAAATAGTTCTGATGAGTTTCAGAGAGTAAACAGTGATGAACATTGCAAGAAGGGGAgtgataaaaatttaaatttacaACAAAATGATTTacataaaagtaataattattatcaaaatggtgtctacacatataataaatatgcatCGAATgagcatataaatataagtaataatgtcaacaacaataataataataataataataataaattatacgACGAACAAAATACAAAACAAGAGGATAAttcaaaagaatataattatcaatataattataataattcaaatatatataattatcatgaTAGTCATCAAGTTTTAGAAAGAAGAAGTAATAGTGATAATTTAAATACATTacatgaagaaaataaaataataaataattcccAAAGTAATTATATACCATCCATACATATCTCATCATTAAACTGTAATGAAATAGATCCacacaataaatatatatcaacaaAAGGAGCAATCCATAATTCAAGGTCTAATTTGTTAACAAACCAAACAAAGAATATCCAAAATGATTTTAACAATAAAACACAAATGTTTAAAGAAAACGAAAacataacaaataaaattaacaaCAGATTACaagaattaaaagaatatagaGATCACGAACAAGCcaaatttaaagaaaaagttgtcataaataatcaaattaaaaaacaaataaataagtgGTGTAAAAATTCAGATAACAcatataaagatattaaaGTGTTGTTAACAACATTAAATGAAGTATTATGGAAAAATGCACAATggaaaaatgtatatatggcTGATTTAATATCAAATCCAAATGTAGTTAAAAGTGCTTATAAAAATGCAATATTATTATGCCACCCtgataaaaatagaaatacaACTACCGAGCAGGAG ttaaGAGCAGAAATGATTTTCCAAGCCTTAAATAACTCCTATAAGGATAAAAggaatttataa
- a CDS encoding rhomboid protease ROM8, with product MVKKKTSVNVKSILETKNKREKKDEDDDEDNKTNKLYNNLYKRNKSIRINILDKNENNGEGISLSSEKQKVSFKKKNNNYDINESDGVGDYGDDECEEESEIENEDIINNKNNTNNINNINITNNINNTNNFDNTNNIDNTNNIGNTNNIQINNILERNSKEKSLYKEELTTNIQNGENNTVQFFNFKKYDYNPDRKKTRDDLNDDNENSCSSFTRRGKYNKTKTIKKSNKLKLTNTHENLLSDHHDYTSLKVNYKINKKSNYDKTKKRPFLSITFNEKQNRPVNRSSVCTDNAKFLSFLNDYERKTYLIKNRKRFNEKKIKKLQTNIKKREKYDTAETLNNYIVNIDEDNKYEENLPSEKIPKIDTTPRKHFPFPMKTDTCMFDYKKDRDDIQKLKSEERLKNYATLVEEQKKFLRDKSKSKDIEKHKKKKCFLLPKKKLRKRKEKIIIFLNHNSSAYKNGPFNDHFYKTVYKNDLENLDEEKLVIDYSKDNTFKKAIHRIFPQFSIFSLTLYVTFIQWVIFILLISVKSDFPLTPSNDSLKNFGSNFPHNIFKNAEFYRLFTSLFLHSNFNHICANTYVQLTVGFLLEYLYGTYVVFLVYVFTGIYGIILSSPLTYCYSTTESSSSSSGIIGIFFSEILMMTNFNVDKISISVHLFCFFLLLLFLKFSLNTVSINIYSHFFGFLGGFLIGIILKRNQLKYFLRNNFLIQILCFVFLVISLGAAIFISTYVVQNCPN from the exons atggttaaaaaaaaaacaagtgTTAATGTAAAATCTATTttagaaacaaaaaataaaagagaaaaaaaagacgaagatgatgatgaagataataaaacaaacaagttatataataatttatataagcGAAATAAATCAATCCGAATAAATATCttagataaaaatgaaaataatggaGAGGGGATATCTCTTTCGAGTGAAAAGCAGAAGGtaagttttaaaaaaaagaataataactatgatataaatgaaagTGACGGTGTGGGGGATTATGGTGATGATGAATGTGAAGAAGAAAGTGAAATAGAAAACGaggatataattaataataaaaataatacaaataatataaacaatataaatattacaaataatattaataatacaaacaattttgataatacaaacaatattgataatacaaacaatattggtaatacaaataatattcaaattaataatattcttgAAAGGAATAGTAAAGAAAAAAGTCTTTATAAAGAAGAGCTGACtacaaatatacaaaatggtGAAAATAATACAGtacaattttttaattttaaaaaatatgattataacCCTGATCGTAAAAAAACGAGAGATGatttaaatgatgataacGAAAACAGCTGTAGTAGTTTTACGAGGAgaggaaaatataataaaacgaaaactattaaaaaaagtaataagtTAAAATTAACAAATACACACGAAAATTTATTATCTGATCATCATGATTATACATCGTTAAAAGTTAATTACAAAATTAATAAGAAAagtaattatgataaaacaaaaaagagaccatttttatctataacgtttaatgaaaaacaaaataggCCAGTTAATAGAAGTAGTGTTTGTACAGATAATGCAAAATTTTTAAGTTTCTTAAATGATTATGAAAGGAAGACAtatcttataaaaaatagaaaaagatttaatgaaaagaaaataaaaaaattacaaacaaacatcaaaaaaagagaaaaatatgatacaGCAGAAAccttaaataattatattgttaatattgatgaagataataaatatgaagaaaatcTTCCAAGTGAAAAAATACCTAAAATAGACACCACACCTAGAAAACATTTTCCTTTTCCAATGAAAACAGATACCTGTATGtttgattataaaaaagatagaGATGATattcaaaaattaaaaagtgaAGAAcgtttaaaaaattatgctACTCTTGtggaagaacaaaaaaagtTTTTAAGAGACAAAAGCAAAAGTAAAGATAtagaaaaacataaaaagaaaaaatgctTCTTATtacctaaaaaaaaattaaggaaaagaaaagaaaaaattattatatttcttaatcACAATTCATCAGCATATAAAAATGGACCTTTTAATGATCATTTCTATAAAactgtatataaaaatgactTAGAAAATCTAGACGAAGAAAAACTGGTTATTGATTATAGTAAAGATAATACTTTTAAAAAGGCTATTCATCGAATCTTCCCGCAATTCTCTATATTCAGTTTAACGTTATATGTGACATTTATTCAGTgggttatatttatattgctTATATCTGTAAAATCAGATTTCCCCCTGACACCATcaa atGATTCCTTAAAAAATTTTGGTAGTAATTTTCCACacaacatttttaaaaatgcaGAGTTTTATCGCCTCTTTACGTCTCTTTTTCTGCATTCCAATTTTAACCACATTTGTGCAAATACTTATGTGCAGCTAACAGTAGGATTTCTATTAGAATACTTGTATGGAACATATGTAGTTTTTTTAGTATATGTATTTACag GTATTTATGGAATAATTCTATCATCTCCATTAACCTACTGCTACTCAACGACCGAAAGCAGTAGTAGTTCTTCAGGAATAAttggaatatttttttccgaAATTTTAATGATGACTAATTTTAATGTAGACAAAATTAGTATTAGTGTgcatttgttttgtttttttctactACTGTTATTTTTGAAATTTTCTTTGAATACTGTtagtataaatatttacagTCATTTTTTTGGTTTTCTTGGAG
- a CDS encoding plastid replication-repair enzyme, producing MLLYKFYFLYFLLVHLSLCIRYRNQNKTDSYLKTNYKLLKKRKKYENRRYKFPKNRKGNNNNIYDAINNNNTNNIYNNDTYKNRIFFRNEKNDENFIKTNKYSYYEKRNKIKLNSATSTFVSKYYKININDVYNYLHRKKYEFIETDIKITLKYCPFCPPHKYKYDNMYKHEIFKNTGNSYCHRCGYKGSFYDFKLKMGDLITSNFESTVVHNNNFYEEEEEKITLNDVKVYNMNLLYSKEAENARNYLMNVRKLSIDTLKKFLIGFSVMEFQSFESSGKFEKHECIIFPFIKKVDEINMIETNGINSNMNKMNNNNNNNNNNNNNNNNNNNNINDNYEVVRIKIRSLKDKGYMRLYPKNVRNEMKLFFFGDHLIKNSEEIVLTEGEIDAMTISQETKYPAISLPNGSKSLPIYLLPYLERFKKIHLWLDFDKAGKSSVFNFVNKIGLGRTNVITDANVHYLNPDVFKRRQKSRLTKKSLLLTSMASNAMEILQKDKEENMHNIYDTTNNDYMDNKILSNNLKSISSDKIKKKEEIDLFNGQKISSNNINVNILKNKKNETDNITNKENKSDNNLKEGMEKKEIQNEISVIEDNNNNKNNIIENNNDDMSEKIKVEKSIEDNISYFVDNNIMYIPNNIIIKDANDCLKHNIDIRFFIETSEKVKHSQILNFNDLRQRILEELKYPDRINGVKSKTIPSLNKYLYGLRMGELSIWTGSTGVGKTTLLSQLSLDYCIQGVSTLWGSFEINNVKLGKVMLNQFCGKNLEKNIELFDIYADKFELLPLKFLKFHGSTNIDQVIDAMDYAVYAYDVKHIIIDNLQFMLNINKFSDIYELQNIAIDKFRSFSTNKNVHITLVVHPRKEDNNLLSISSVFGSVKSTQEADNVFIIQRHVSKTNETVFFIDIKKNRFKGSLGKIPYLYNKENMTIKEISINNFNEHVVSNTYLPSNKFSSSSLQNNTTNNNFIQNDNLNFTLCDEYDYMKQLADEYESKHAFKKGYRSKLDPNLRVNNIDMIKTEIIDNSDMNNNKNVTLYVDSLENIKTISTDDKTNDDKRDVNEIKSIKNNERKNTLKIDGNKSLGSTQNLNYENENKNNNNNNNNNKSNQEMEKNNIDDKSSTGNNKNINGNSKGNNNINNNNKNKNSSSSSSSSSNYNNNEGIKNILNTSAQNNIPFKDTIWSYTLTNEGLIKLCEELKDEEAEKLKNRVVVLSMRNCIIDNNSSIKDIRTFIKTNKLNIKTAGKNLKKMDIFISILQNIPKEYITIKSGQKYGPNKGLPNDKSKNKIKEPHNNNMLEYNKVGSNIGDGQNTSSSCMNINKIYSEEENNIYINNNNNNMNKEPQTLLPNDRNDSNSHSYNNINYTMVKNGNEGNINDYLNRNYENNVDNHHNDEITKKYIKDNIINVDDNIIKKKDIFKLKNENNEITECAFEYFESKKKFDDDIESRFFIINDNNYNENINLIYKDIKYCGLDIETTGLEVFDENIRLIQIAVENYPVIIYDMFNINKKDILDGLRKVLENKNIIKIIQNGKFDAKFLLHNNFKIENIFDTYIASKLLDKNKNMYGFKLNNIVEKYLNVILDKQQQNSVWNNSLLNNNQLFYAARDSSCLLKLYKKLKEEIKKENLHIVNDIENKCILPICDMELNGIKVDLENLQKSTNEILNELNIEKDNLKKKLKDENINVNSQQQVLKALQKNNVRDISNKLIENTSDSNLKNFLNHEEIISLRNYRRLYKLYSAFYLKLPLHINTKTNKIHTTFNQLKTFSGRFSSEKPNLQQIPRQKNIREIFIPNDNNIFIIADFKQIELKIAAEITNDEIMLKAYNNNIDLHTLTASIITKKNIPDINKEDRHIAKAINFGLIYGMNYVNLKNYANTYYGLNMSLDQCLYFYNSFFEHYKGIYKWHNQVKQKRALQYSTLSNRKVIFPYFSFTKALNYPVQGTCADILKLALVDLYDNLKDINGKIILCVHDEIIIEVNKKFQEEALKILVQSMENSASYFLKKVKCEVSVKIAENWGSKD from the coding sequence ATGCTTTTGTAtaagttttattttttatactttttgCTCGTACATTTGTCGTTATGCATACGTTATagaaatcaaaataaaactgattcttatttaaaaacaaattataaattattaaaaaagaggaaaaaatatgaaaaccGTAGATATAAATTTCCAAAAAACagaaaaggaaataataacaatatatatgatgctataaataataataatactaataatatatataataatgacacATATAAAAACCGAATATTTTTTAGGAATGAGAAAAATGATGAGAATTTTATCAAGACCAataaatattcttattatgaaaaaagaaataagatCAAATTAAATAGTGCTACTAGCACTTTTGTTTCAaagtattataaaataaatattaatgatgtatataattatttacatagaaaaaaatatgaatttataGAAACAGATATTAAGATAACGTTAAAGTATTGTCCATTTTGTCCtccacataaatataaatatgataatatgtataaacatgaaatatttaaaaacacAGGAAATAGTTATTGTCATAGATGTGGATATAAAGGAAGTTTCTATGATTTCAAATTGAAAATGGGGGATCTAATAACTAGTAATTTTGAAAGTACTGtagtacataataataatttttatgaagaagaagaagaaaaaataacacTAAATGATGTAAAGgtttataatatgaatttattatattcaaaagAAGCTGAAAACGCAAGgaattatttaatgaatGTAAGGAAGTTAAGCATTGATACTTTAAAAAAGTTTTTAATAGGTTTTTCTGTTATGGAATTTCAATCTTTTGAAAGTTCTGGTAAATTTGAAAAACAcgaatgtattatatttccatttataaaaaaagtagatgaaataaatatgatagaAACGAATGGAATCAACAGTAACatgaacaaaatgaacaacaacaacaacaacaacaacaacaacaacaacaataataataataataataataatataaatgataattatgaagTGGTACGAATAAAAATTAGAAGTTTAAAGGATAAAGGTTATATGAGATTATATCCTAAAAATGTTagaaatgaaatgaaattatttttttttggtgatcatttaattaaaaattcaGAAGAAATAGTTTTGACAGAAGGAGAAATTGATGCCATGACAATAAGTCAAGAAACAAAATATCCAGCTATATCTTTACCAAATGGATCAAAATCTTtacctatatatttattaccatATTTAGAAAggtttaaaaaaatacatttatgGCTAGATTTTGATAAAGCTGGAAAATCAAGCGTCTTCAATTTCGTTAATAAAATCGGATTAGGAAGAACCAACGTAATTACGGATGCCAATGTTCACTATTTAAATCCAGATGTTTTTAAGAGAAGACAAAAGTCCAGGTTAACCAAAAAGAGTCTTCTCCTTACATCAATGGCTTCTAATGCTATGGAGATTCTTCAAaaagataaagaagaaaatatgcataatatatatgatactaCTAATAATGACtatatggataataaaatactgagtaataatttaaaaagtatAAGTAGtgacaaaataaagaaaaaagaagaaattgaTCTATTTAATGGACAGAAAATTTCTagcaataatataaatgtaaatatactaaaaaacaaaaaaaacgaaacagataatataacaaataaggaaaataaaagtgataataatttgaaagaaggaatggaaaaaaaagagatacaaaatgaaataagtgtaattgaagataataataataataaaaataatataatagaaaataataatgatgatatgtcagaaaaaataaaagtagaAAAATCGATTGAAgataatatttcttattttgttgataataatattatgtatataccaaataatataattataaaagatGCGAATGATTGTTTGAAAcataatattgatataagATTCTTTATAGAAACTAGTGAAAAGGTAAAACATAGTCAAATATTGAATTTTAATGATTTAAGGCAACGTATATtagaagaattaaaatatCCTGATCGAATTAATGGTGTAAAAAGTAAAACCATTCcatcattaaataaatatttatatggatTAAGAATGGGAGAATTATCTATATGGACTGGTTCTACAGGTGTAGGAAAAACTACCTTATTGTCTCAACTCTCTTTAGATTATTGTATCCAAGGAGTATCAACATTATGGGGATCatttgaaataaataatgtaaaattaGGAAAAGTCATGTTAAATCAATTTTGTGGAAAAAAccttgaaaaaaatatagaattatttgatatatatgcTGATAAATTTGAACTGTTACCtcttaaatttttaaagttCCATGGTAGTACAAATATTGATCAGGTTATAGATGCTATGGATTATGCTGTGTATGCATATGatgtaaaacatataattattgatAATTTACAATTtatgttaaatataaataaattttctgatatatatgaattacaAAATATTGCTATAGATAAATTTAGATCCTTTAGTACAAACAAAAATGTTCACATAACTTTAGTTGTTCATCCAAGGAAAGAGGATAACAATTTATTATCTATTTCATCCGTTTTTGGTAGTGTAAAATCAACTCAAGAAGCAGATAATGTGTTTATTATACAAAGACATGTATCAAAAACAAATGAAactgttttttttatagatattaaaaaaaatagatttAAAGGAAGTTTAGGGAAAATaccttatttatataataaagaaaatatgacaataaaagaaatatcaataaataattttaatgagCATGTAGTTTCAAATACTTATTTACCATCAAAtaaattttcttcttcatcattacaaaataatactactaataataattttatacaaaatgataatttaaatttcACTTTATGTGATgaatatgattatatgaaACAGCTAGCTGATGAATATGAATCAAAACATGCTTTTAAAAAAGGTTATAGGTCTAAATTAGATCCTAATTTAAGGGtgaataatatagatatgaTAAAAACAGAAATAATTGACAATAGCGATAtgaataacaataaaaatgttacTCTTTATGTGGATAGTTTAGAGAATATAAAAACTATATCGACTGATGATAAAactaatgatgataaaagagatgtaaatgaaataaaaagcATTAAAAACAATGAACGTAAAAATACATTAAAGATTGATGGAAACAAATCATTAGGTTCTACACAAAATTTAAATTacgaaaatgaaaataaaaacaataataataataataataataataagagtAATCAAGAAATGGAAAAGAATAACATAGATGATAAATCATCAAcaggaaataataaaaatataaatggcAACTCAaaaggtaataataatattaataataataataagaataagaacagtagtagtagtagtagtagtagtagtaattataataataatgaggggattaaaaatatattaaacacATCGGCACAAAATAACATTCCTTTTAAAGATACAATATGGTCATATACACTAACTAATGAAGGATTAATAAAATTGTGTGAAGAACTAAAAGATGAAGAAGCAGAAAAACTTAAAAATCGAGTTGTCGTTCTTTCGATGAGAAATTGTATAattgataataattcttctataaaagatataagaacatttataaaaacaaataaattaaatataaaaactgcaggaaaaaatttaaaaaaaatggatatatttattagtattttacaaaatataccaaaggaatatattacaattaaAAGTGGACAGAAATATGGACCAAATAAAGGACTACCAAATGACAAatcaaaaaacaaaataaaggaaccacataataataatatgttggaatataataaagttGGATCTAACATCGGTGATGGACAAAATACATCATCATCATGTatgaatattaataaaatatatagtgaagaagaaaacaatatatacataaataataataataataatatgaataaggAACCCCAAACATTATTACCAAATGATAGAAATGATTCAAACTCTcatagttataataatattaattatacaaTGGTTAAAAATGGTAACGaaggaaatataaatgattatcTAAATagaaattatgaaaataatgtagATAACCATCATAATGATGAAATTACAAAGAAATACATAAaggataatattataaatgtagatgataatataattaaaaagaaagatatatttaaattaaaaaatgaaaataatgaaattacAGAGTGCGCATTTGAATATTTTGagtctaaaaaaaaatttgatgATGATATAGAATCTagattctttattataaatgataataattataatgaaaatataaatttaatatataaagatataaaatattgtgGATTAGATATTGAAACAACAGGTTTAGAAGTGTTCGATGAAAATATAAGATTAATTCAAATAGCTGTAGAAAATTATCCAGTAATTATTTATGatatgtttaatataaacaaaaaagatatattagaTGGATTAAGAAAAgtattagaaaataaaaatataataaaaataatacaaaatggAAAATTTGATGCAAAATTTTTGCTTCATAATAATTTCaaaattgaaaatatttttgatacATATATAGCTAGTAAATtattagataaaaataagaatatgtatggatttaaattaaataatatagttgagaaatatttaaatgtaaTATTGGACAAACAACAACAAAATAGTGTATGGAATAATTCCttgttaaataataatcaacTATTTTATGCTGCTCGTGATTCTAGttgtttattaaaattatataaaaagttaaaagaagaaataaaaaaagaaaatttacatatagtaaatgatattgaaaataaatgtatCCTACCTATATGTGATATGGAATTAAATGGTATTAAAGTAGATTTAgaaaatttacaaaaaagtacaaatgaaatattaaatgaattaaatattgagaaagataatttaaaaaaaaaattaaaagacgaaaatataaatgtaaattcTCAACAACAAGTATTGAAAGCTTtgcaaaaaaataatgttcgTGATATTTCTAATAAACTAATAGAAAATACATCTGATtccaatttaaaaaattttctaAATCATGAAGAAATTATAAGTTTACGTAATTATAgaagattatataaattgtattcagctttttatttaaaattaccattacatattaatacaaaaacaaataaaatacatactACCTTTAATCAATTAAAAACATTCTCAGGAAGATTTAGTAGTGAAAAACCAAATTTACAACAAATACCtagacaaaaaaatataagagaaATATTTATACCAAACGATAATAATATCTTCATTATAGCTGACTTTAAACAAATCGAGCTTAAAATTGCAGCAGAAATTACAAATGATGAAATTATGCTTAaagcatataataataatatagatttaCATACATTAACAGCTAGTAttataactaaaaaaaatataccagatattaataaagaagataGACATATAGCAAAAGCTATCAATTTTGGTCTTATATATGGTATGAATTATGTCaacttaaaaaattatgcAAATACGTATTATGGTTTAAATATGTCTTTAGATCAAtgtctatatttttataattctttttttgaaCACTacaaaggaatatataaatggcATAATCAagtaaaacaaaaaagagcTTTACAGTATTCTACACTTTCAAATAGAAAAGTTATATTCCCATACTTCTCTTTTACAAAAGCTCTTAATTATCCTGTACAAGGTACATGTGctgatattttaaaattagcTCTAGTAGATTTATATGACAACTTAAAGGATATTAATGGTAAAATTATCCTATGTGTGCATGATGAAATTATAATCgaagtaaataaaaaatttcagGAAGAAGCTCTTAAAATTTTAGTACAATCTATGGAAAATTCGGCTTCTTACTTTTTGAAAAAAGTTAAATGTGAGGTTTCTGTAAAAATAGCTGAAAATTGGGGATCAAAGGATTAA